In the genome of Candidatus Lernaella stagnicola, one region contains:
- a CDS encoding ImmA/IrrE family metallo-endopeptidase has product MDLPYSLRAAESEAENVSNAFGIRAPEHIDLESIADVLGANVIIGPLSGAEARLTRFGENATIRVSDAITNRGRIRFSIAHELGHLCLNHYEESIKQCSASDMTNWSGNAQHEVQANVFAAELLMPRRLMPEFCEISPVNFDKVDVICDTFQVSRVAATIRFVRFQSESCAVVYSERGVTKWLFKSQDFHPFIETGVRLDQRTLAYDYFTYQKIWPEPTGVPANAWCDRSGFEIIENTFAIPYLNATLSLLWIES; this is encoded by the coding sequence GTGGACTTGCCATATTCGCTTCGAGCCGCGGAATCTGAAGCGGAGAACGTCTCGAATGCGTTTGGTATCCGTGCTCCGGAACATATCGATTTAGAAAGCATCGCCGACGTTTTAGGTGCTAACGTCATCATTGGGCCGCTTTCTGGAGCAGAAGCCCGGCTGACGCGCTTTGGGGAAAACGCTACAATTCGAGTTTCAGACGCAATAACGAATCGTGGTCGAATCCGGTTTAGTATAGCCCATGAATTAGGCCATCTGTGCTTGAATCATTACGAGGAGTCTATTAAACAATGTTCTGCTTCTGACATGACGAATTGGAGCGGAAACGCGCAACATGAAGTGCAAGCCAATGTTTTTGCAGCAGAATTGCTTATGCCTCGCCGGCTAATGCCGGAATTTTGTGAAATCTCGCCAGTAAACTTCGATAAAGTTGACGTTATTTGCGATACATTTCAGGTGTCGAGGGTAGCCGCGACGATTCGTTTTGTTCGTTTTCAAAGCGAAAGCTGCGCAGTTGTTTATTCTGAGCGCGGCGTCACGAAATGGCTTTTCAAAAGCCAAGATTTCCACCCTTTCATTGAGACCGGTGTACGTTTAGATCAAAGAACCCTCGCTTACGATTATTTCACTTATCAAAAAATATGGCCTGAGCCGACTGGCGTACCGGCAAATGCTTGGTGTGACCGATCCGGATTCGAAATAATTGAAAACACTTTCGCGATACCATATTTAAACGCCACGCTTTCATTACTTTGGATAGAGTCGTGA
- a CDS encoding glutamine synthetase III, with protein sequence MSQVLRSTDKFAAAVFTREKMAQYMSKSAFNQMVEVIDNGAKLTPELANQVAHAMKEWALDNNASHFTHWFQPVRGVTAEKHDSFLTYENGVALDRFSGAQLVQSEPDASSFPSGGIRATFEARGYTAWDPTSPVFLAFGTKKATLVIPSVYLSYTGEVLDMKTQVLRSTAVVEQLAFKLLKKFGNRTARSVRVTCGTEQEYFLVRKEYETQRPDLLLAGRSLQGASSPKDQQFEDHYFGSIDPKVLAFMEDLDDALAARGIGYKTRHNEVAPHQYELAPTFVEANLSVDHNMQVMAIMHEIADQHGFAVLLHEKPFAGINGSGKHLNWSMADSDGRNLFEPGESPKRNIQFLTFVAAMMIGVDRFGGLLRAAVADAGNDHRLGANEAPPAIMSVFIGGYLSDVLDAIAAGKDVKEMEAATMEIRAKHVPEIAIDTTDRNRTSPVAFTGNKFEFRAVGSSQNIAEPLTVLNLIMAYGLEKILGKIDTYAKKYPKVKDAALAAVREALNETARVRFNGDNYTAEWHAEAARLGLPAAKNTPEALYTYLQEEVLALYEHFGVLTRREITAKVEIRREFYERVKILELGVLSKIAKTYVMPALVAQITQFGSAAANLRNEKGKAVLEAKLDFLSDLLHQIEDGIHRLHHVMNTTHGFDDLVDAVNYLGEEGQSALETVRAVCDTVEQEVSVEFWSLPKYTQMLHIL encoded by the coding sequence ATGTCACAGGTGTTACGTTCGACCGATAAATTCGCCGCCGCGGTGTTTACGCGCGAAAAGATGGCTCAGTACATGAGCAAGTCCGCGTTCAACCAAATGGTGGAAGTCATCGACAACGGCGCCAAGCTCACGCCCGAACTGGCTAATCAGGTCGCTCACGCCATGAAAGAGTGGGCGTTGGACAACAACGCCTCCCACTTCACGCACTGGTTTCAACCCGTGCGCGGTGTAACGGCGGAAAAGCATGACTCCTTCTTGACCTACGAAAACGGCGTAGCCTTGGATCGTTTCTCCGGCGCGCAACTGGTCCAAAGCGAACCCGATGCCTCGTCGTTCCCATCCGGCGGCATTCGGGCCACCTTCGAAGCCCGTGGTTACACGGCGTGGGACCCGACTTCGCCGGTGTTTTTGGCCTTCGGCACAAAAAAAGCGACGCTGGTAATCCCCTCGGTCTATTTGTCCTACACCGGCGAAGTGCTGGACATGAAAACGCAGGTTCTGCGTTCCACCGCCGTGGTCGAGCAACTGGCGTTCAAGCTGTTGAAAAAATTCGGCAACCGCACCGCTCGGTCGGTGCGCGTGACCTGTGGCACGGAGCAGGAGTACTTTCTGGTGCGCAAGGAATACGAAACACAGCGGCCGGATCTCTTGTTGGCTGGAAGGTCCTTGCAGGGCGCTTCTTCCCCGAAAGACCAGCAATTCGAGGATCACTACTTCGGTTCGATCGACCCGAAGGTGTTGGCGTTTATGGAAGACCTCGACGATGCGCTCGCCGCGCGGGGTATCGGTTACAAGACTCGGCACAACGAAGTGGCGCCGCATCAGTACGAACTCGCGCCGACTTTTGTCGAGGCCAATTTGTCGGTCGATCACAATATGCAGGTCATGGCGATCATGCATGAAATCGCCGATCAGCACGGTTTCGCGGTGCTGCTGCACGAAAAACCCTTTGCGGGTATCAACGGCAGCGGCAAGCACTTGAACTGGTCCATGGCCGACAGCGACGGCCGTAACCTCTTCGAACCGGGCGAGTCGCCCAAGCGCAATATTCAGTTTCTGACGTTCGTGGCCGCAATGATGATCGGTGTCGACCGCTTCGGCGGTCTGCTTCGCGCGGCCGTTGCCGACGCAGGCAACGACCACCGGCTAGGGGCCAACGAAGCGCCCCCGGCGATCATGTCGGTATTCATCGGCGGTTACCTCAGTGACGTGCTCGACGCCATCGCCGCCGGCAAGGATGTGAAGGAAATGGAAGCCGCGACGATGGAAATTCGCGCCAAGCACGTGCCGGAGATTGCCATCGACACGACCGACCGCAACCGTACCTCGCCGGTTGCCTTTACCGGCAACAAGTTTGAGTTCCGTGCGGTGGGCAGTTCGCAGAACATCGCCGAACCATTGACCGTGCTGAACCTGATCATGGCGTACGGTTTGGAAAAGATTTTGGGGAAGATCGATACGTACGCCAAAAAATACCCGAAGGTGAAGGACGCGGCGCTGGCCGCGGTACGCGAGGCGCTCAACGAGACGGCGCGGGTGCGCTTCAACGGCGACAACTACACGGCCGAATGGCACGCCGAGGCGGCCCGGCTTGGACTGCCTGCCGCGAAGAACACGCCGGAGGCGCTTTATACCTACCTGCAGGAAGAAGTACTGGCGTTGTACGAACATTTCGGCGTGCTGACCCGTCGTGAAATCACTGCGAAGGTGGAGATTCGCCGCGAATTCTACGAACGCGTGAAGATCCTCGAACTCGGCGTGTTGAGCAAAATCGCCAAGACCTACGTCATGCCGGCGCTGGTAGCACAGATCACGCAGTTCGGCAGTGCCGCCGCGAACCTCCGCAACGAGAAGGGCAAGGCGGTGCTTGAAGCGAAGTTGGATTTCCTTTCCGACCTATTGCATCAGATCGAGGACGGCATCCACCGGCTTCACCACGTGATGAATACGACGCACGGCTTCGACGATTTGGTCGACGCGGTCAACTACTTGGGCGAAGAGGGCCAAAGCGCGCTCGAAACGGTTCGCGCCGTGTGCGACACCGTGGAGCAAGAGGTGTCGGTCGAGTTCTGGTCGCTACCGAAATACACCCAGATGCTGCACATACTCTAG
- a CDS encoding GNVR domain-containing protein, with protein sequence MTPTIGQRTSNATVKTFAIDDYLGILRYRKWLLIIPMITMTLVTAIGSQFMDNIYRAQTTILVSRGDVAEDIIPSTVTTAIEDRVKTVREQILSETLLLNVIETYELYPGMASGPVEDRVKRMRSSIKVDLQGKDLFRISFTGRDPITVQNVTNRLAQMFINETYGDRQKSARATTEFLAEQMKVVKEQLDAQEQVVAEFKREHVGMLPEQMEANQRTLDRLQNQLQSLGEQVAGAENRKVLLETQLAQLQGVLMAKGTGELVTKHEQLETLKAQLEQMRQNLTEEHPDIKAIKAKIAQLKSEIGTDKTLDGRQYRVTAVNRPLFDRLQQTSLEIRSLRGQRNSVLGQIGSLTNRVGRAPAVEQELSVLQRDLKKLREQYQDLQKKHMEAKQSEALESQQKGRQFKVVDEARYPERPYKPNRQMLVGGAFLVGLMLGLGAIFITEHMDHSFRDDDDLAQFTENTVLATIPRFTLEADQVRRSNIIKLSIGLAATFGLVLLFVVLLKLIFGVDLGSLITGG encoded by the coding sequence GTGACGCCAACGATCGGACAGCGGACCAGTAACGCCACGGTCAAGACTTTTGCGATCGACGATTATCTCGGGATTCTGCGTTACCGCAAATGGTTGTTGATCATCCCGATGATCACGATGACGCTGGTCACGGCGATCGGCAGCCAGTTCATGGACAACATCTACCGCGCCCAGACGACAATTCTGGTCAGTCGCGGCGACGTGGCTGAGGACATCATTCCCTCCACGGTGACCACCGCGATCGAAGACCGTGTCAAAACCGTTCGCGAGCAAATCCTGTCCGAGACGCTATTGCTCAACGTCATCGAGACCTACGAATTGTATCCGGGCATGGCCAGCGGTCCCGTCGAGGACCGCGTCAAGCGCATGCGCTCGAGTATCAAAGTCGATTTGCAGGGCAAGGATCTTTTCCGCATCAGCTTTACCGGCCGCGATCCGATCACGGTGCAAAACGTCACCAACCGGCTGGCGCAAATGTTCATCAACGAAACCTACGGCGATCGGCAGAAGTCGGCGCGGGCCACCACCGAGTTCCTGGCCGAACAAATGAAGGTGGTAAAGGAACAGCTCGACGCACAGGAGCAGGTTGTCGCCGAATTCAAGCGCGAACACGTCGGCATGCTGCCGGAGCAAATGGAAGCGAACCAACGCACGCTCGACCGCCTGCAAAACCAATTGCAGAGCTTGGGCGAACAAGTCGCCGGCGCGGAGAACCGCAAGGTGTTGTTGGAAACGCAGTTGGCGCAGTTGCAGGGCGTGTTGATGGCCAAGGGAACCGGTGAACTGGTGACCAAACACGAGCAGCTCGAAACGCTCAAGGCGCAGCTCGAGCAGATGCGACAGAATTTGACCGAAGAGCATCCGGACATCAAAGCGATCAAAGCGAAAATCGCTCAATTGAAGTCGGAAATCGGCACGGACAAAACGCTCGACGGTCGCCAGTATCGGGTCACCGCGGTTAACCGCCCCCTGTTTGACCGACTGCAACAAACCAGCTTGGAGATCCGCTCCCTGCGCGGCCAGCGCAACAGTGTGCTCGGGCAGATCGGCTCACTGACCAACCGCGTCGGCCGCGCCCCAGCGGTGGAGCAGGAACTCTCGGTGCTGCAACGCGACCTGAAAAAACTGCGGGAGCAGTACCAAGACCTGCAAAAAAAGCACATGGAAGCCAAACAATCCGAAGCCCTCGAGAGCCAGCAGAAGGGTCGGCAGTTCAAGGTCGTGGACGAAGCGCGTTATCCGGAGCGGCCGTATAAGCCGAATCGACAAATGCTGGTCGGCGGGGCGTTTCTCGTGGGGTTGATGCTCGGCTTGGGAGCCATTTTCATCACCGAACACATGGACCACAGTTTCCGCGATGACGATGACTTGGCGCAATTTACGGAAAACACCGTGTTGGCCACGATCCCGCGCTTCACCCTGGAAGCAGATCAGGTGCGACGAAGTAACATCATCAAGCTGTCAATCGGCCTAGCGGCCACGTTCGGACTCGTTTTGCTTTTCGTCGTCTTACTGAAGCTGATTTTCGGCGTCGACCTCGGAAGTCTAATAACCGGCGGCTGA
- a CDS encoding DUF3108 domain-containing protein → MKNAVAAFAGLWLFGDARMAQAMQIDLRRVTDNEAADPKKLGAPDRSGFKQKEWEDPDIVKPFLNERFEYRISFLSIKTATGVITFKRTGRNQYTASMEGTISGLVGAVTDYRKVVMTSVMQIRQIDGKRRFVAVSFYRKTIKTDGERVSRHDFNYIRRRWFITRTSNGKMTSRKKRRIPRNVYYDDFVCLMYNFRAQVYGPVKPGLDVTIKTLPLSRRVTVNGKKVRKHTDWARIYVLPADKISGKDQSFMKDIGADFMVEVHVDKGVYGMKTGIAKFYGKLKTMEPMGVRSEDVLLFGDVSAARTK, encoded by the coding sequence ATGAAAAACGCCGTGGCCGCGTTCGCCGGGCTGTGGCTATTCGGCGATGCGCGGATGGCCCAGGCGATGCAAATCGATCTGCGGCGGGTGACGGATAACGAAGCCGCAGACCCCAAGAAGCTCGGTGCGCCGGATCGCTCGGGATTCAAGCAAAAGGAATGGGAAGATCCCGATATCGTCAAACCCTTCCTCAACGAGCGTTTTGAGTACCGCATTTCGTTTTTGTCGATCAAGACGGCGACCGGCGTGATCACCTTCAAGCGCACCGGACGCAACCAGTATACCGCGTCCATGGAAGGCACGATTTCGGGCTTGGTCGGCGCCGTGACCGACTACCGCAAAGTCGTGATGACCTCGGTCATGCAAATCCGCCAAATCGACGGCAAGCGACGCTTCGTAGCCGTGTCGTTTTATCGCAAGACGATCAAGACGGATGGCGAGCGCGTCAGCCGGCACGACTTCAACTACATCCGCCGGCGCTGGTTTATCACCCGCACGAGTAACGGCAAGATGACCAGTCGCAAAAAACGCCGCATTCCACGCAACGTCTATTACGATGATTTTGTGTGTCTGATGTACAATTTCCGCGCGCAGGTCTACGGGCCGGTCAAGCCCGGCTTGGACGTGACGATCAAAACCCTGCCGCTGTCACGCAGGGTAACGGTCAACGGCAAGAAGGTTCGCAAGCACACCGATTGGGCGCGGATTTACGTTTTGCCGGCCGACAAGATCAGCGGCAAAGATCAAAGTTTCATGAAGGATATCGGCGCCGATTTCATGGTCGAAGTGCATGTGGACAAAGGCGTGTACGGCATGAAAACCGGTATCGCCAAGTTCTACGGCAAATTGAAAACCATGGAGCCGATGGGCGTACGCTCAGAGGATGTGTTGCTCTTCGGCGACGTCTCCGCGGCGCGCACGAAATAG